In a genomic window of Magnolia sinica isolate HGM2019 chromosome 16, MsV1, whole genome shotgun sequence:
- the LOC131229434 gene encoding salicylic acid-binding protein 2-like, whose product MDEGKNRKHFVLVHGACHGAWCWYKVATLLRSAGNQVTIMDLTASGINPKKFEDEVFTFLDYSQPLLDIMASLPPEERVILVGHSLGGMNLAVAMDRYPEKVSVAIFVTALMPDSSNRPSYVMDKLLETTSVDFFLDTQFDSDRGPGKPSTALFGPKFISQKLYQLSPPEDITLATTLVRVGSLFREDLSNAPIFSEERYGSVSRVFIICDEDETVPKDFQHWMIENNPVKKVKVINGSDHMAMICKPQELCHYLLEIAETQT is encoded by the exons atggatgaagggaagaacaGGAAGCACTTCGTTCTCGTGCATGGTGCTTGTCATGGAGCATGGTGTTGGTATAAAGTGGCCACGCTACTAAGATCCGCAGGCAACCAGGTCACCATCATGGATCTTACGGCTTCGGGCATCAATCCGAAGAAGTTTGAGGATGAGGTCTTCACGTTTTTAGACTATTCTCAGCCGTTGTTGGACATCATGGCCTCTCTCCCTCCAGAAGAGAGGGTGATCCTGGTGGGCCACAGCCTTGGAGGTATGAACCTGGCTGTAGCCATGGATAGGTACCCAGAGAAGGTGTCGGTCGCCATCTTCGTGACGGCGCTTATGCCAGATTCTTCCAATCGACCCTCTTATGTCATGGATAAG ctCTTGGAGACGACCTCTGTGGACTTCTTCCTGGACACTCAATTCGACTCTGACCGAGGGCCCGGAAAGCCCTCAACCGCACTCTTCGGCCCCAAGTTCATCTCGCAAAAGCTCTATCAACTCTCCCCTCCAGAG GACATCACTTTGGCAACTACACTAGTAAGGGTCGGATCGTTGTTTCGTGAAGATCTGTCAAATGCACCGATCTTTTCAGAGGAGAGATATGGGTCAGTTAGCCGAGTTTTCATCATATGCGATGAAGATGAAACGGTTCCCAAAGATTTCCAGCACTGGATGATTGAGAATAACCCAGTGAAAAAAGTGAAAGTGATCAATGGTTCTGATCACATGGCCATGATCTGCAAACCGCAGGAGCTATGCCACTATTTACTAGAGATAGCAGAGACGCAAACTTGA